In Solanum stenotomum isolate F172 chromosome 6, ASM1918654v1, whole genome shotgun sequence, one DNA window encodes the following:
- the LOC125868556 gene encoding NADH-cytochrome b5 reductase-like protein — protein MTALLRKLAKAAPVAFRGDSKSNFADPRFPFGAIAAVAGCVSYYYCHSSANLVYLEQINEDSGKKVALNPDKWIEFKLQDRAPVSHNSHLFRFSFDPSSKLGLDIASCILTRAPMGENAEGKPKYAIRPYTPISDPEAKGYFDLLIKVYPEGKMSQHFARLKPGDVLEVKGPIEKLRYSSNMKKHIGMIAGGSGITPMLQVIEAILKNPDDNTQISLVYANLSPDDILLKKKLDVLADTHPNLKVFYTVDNPTNDWRGGIGYVSKDMIVKGLPPPGDDTLILVCGPPGMIRHLSGEKPNPREQGELTGLLKDVGFTENMVYKF, from the exons ATGACAGCGTTGTTGAGGAAGCTAGCCAAGGCTGCACCCGTAGCATTTCGAGGCGATTCCAAGTCAAATTTTGCTGATCCTCGCTTCCCCTTTGGAGCTATTGCAGCCGTTGCTGGATGCGTCTCTTATTATTACTGCCATTCTTCTGCGAATTTG GTGTACTTGGAGCAAATCAATGAAGATTCTGGTAAAAAAGTTG CTCTAAATCCTGATAAATGGATTGAATTTAAGCTGCAAGATCGAGCTCCAGTTAGCCACAATAGTCATCTATTCag GTTTTCATTTGATCCTTCTTCAAAGTTAGGTCTTGATATTGCATCTTGCATTCTTACGAG GGCACCAATGGGTGAAAATGCTGAAGGAAAACCAAAATATGCCATTCGGCC TTATACTCCTATATCTGATCCAGAAGCCAAGGGATACTTTGATTTGTTAATTAAG GTTTATCCAGAAGGGAAAATGAGCCAGCATTTTGCTAGACTAAAACCGGGCGATGTACTTGAAGTAAAAGG GCCCATTGAGAAATTGCGTTACAGTTCAAACATGAAGAAACATATAGGCATG ATTGCGGGGGGCAGTGGCATCACTCCTATGCTCCAGGTGATAGAGGCCATTCTTAAAAACCCCGATGATAATACTCAG aTCTCATTGGTTTATGCTAATTTATCACCTGATGACATACTGCTAAAGAAGAAACTAGATGTACTTGCAGACACCCATCCGAATCTCAAG GTATTTTACACTGTAGATAATCCAACCAATGATTGGAGAGGCGGCATAGGTTACGTATCAAAGgacatgattgtgaaaggattACCTCCGCCTGGTGATGATACACTTATTCTT GTATGTGGCCCTCCTGGGATGATAAGACATTTATCTGGGGAAAAGCCAAATCCTCGTGAGCAAGGCGAG CTAACGGGACTACTCAAGGATGTGGGCTTTACAGAGAACATGGTTTACAAATTTTAA